The following proteins are encoded in a genomic region of Oncorhynchus gorbuscha isolate QuinsamMale2020 ecotype Even-year linkage group LG11, OgorEven_v1.0, whole genome shotgun sequence:
- the pdcl gene encoding phosducin-like protein, with the protein MTTLDDKILGEKLQYYYSSSEDEESDKEDDEGEHKTIRNPDVLEPELEYSADGSAINTGPKGVINDWRKYKQLKVEQKQEQKEEMERLIKKLSMTCRSDLDDEADAIKQKEMQDKIQHKMTMQEYNMLQEDEDDEDFLQQYRKQRIEEMRRKVLRGKRFEQVYELNSGEEFLEAVDKEDKACLVMIHIYEGEVPACEAMMGSLLCLAQEYPLVKFCSVRGLVIGTSAQFRGSALPALLVYKGGDLIGNFVRITDQLGEDFYAVDVEALLQEYGLLPDKPVLVAKTIRNCAITQSDDSDLDID; encoded by the exons ATGACAACGTTGGATGACAAGATCCTGGGGGAGAAGCTGCAGTACTACTACAGCAGCAGTGAGGATGAGGAAAGTGACAAGGAGGATGATGAGGGGGAGCACAAGACCATCCGCAACCCAGATGTACTGGAGCCTGAGCTAGAATACAGCGCTGACGGTAGTGCCATCAACACAG GGCCCAAGGGGGTGATTAATGACTGGAGGAAGTACAAACAGCTGAAGGTGGAGCAGAAGCAGGAgcagaaggaggagatggagagactcATCAAGAAGCTGTCCATGACCTGCCGCTCCGACCTGGATGACGAAGCCGACGCCATTAAACAGAAAGAGATGCAGGACAAGATCCAACACAAG ATGACCATGCAGGAGTACAACATGCTCCAGGAAGACGAGGATGACGAGGACTTCCTCCAGCAGTACAGGAAGCAGCGCATCGAGGAGATGCGCCGGAAGGTGTTGCGCGGTAAGCGCTTCGAGCAGGTCTACGAGCTCAACAGTGGCGAGGAGTTCCTGGAGGCTGTGGACAAGGAGGACAAGGCCTGCCTGGTTATGATCCACATCTACGAGGGCGAGGTGCCTGCCTGCGAGGCAATGATGGGCAGCCTGCTGTGCCTGGCACAGGAATACCCCCTGGTCAAGTTCTGTAGCGTGCGTGGGTTGGTTATCGGCACCAGTGCCCAGTTCAGGGGCAGCGCCTTGCCAGCACTGCTGGTATACAAAGGAGGAGACCTGATTGGGAACTTTGTGCGCATCACAGACCAGCTAGGAGAGGACTTCTATGCTGTGGATGTGGAGGCGCTGCTGCAAGAGTATGGGCTGCTGCCGGACAAACCTGTCCTTGTCGCAAAGACCATCCGCAACTGCGCCATCACACAGAGCGATGACTCTGACCTTGACATAGACTAG